A DNA window from Actinokineospora baliensis contains the following coding sequences:
- a CDS encoding L-serine ammonia-lyase encodes MAVSVFDMFSVGIGPSSSHTVGPMRAAVMFVEGLREAGQLPGVARVRAELFGSLGATGHGHGSDKAVLLGLEGERPEEVDTESVPGRVAAIRESGRIRLLGTHEIPFAEDDDLVMHRRKSLPLHPNGMTFAAWDADGGELASRTYYSVGGGFVLDESAADGPVISADTTPVPYPFRTAADLLTHCEVTGKSIAQVMMANELVWRTEDEVRAGLMHIWQVMQDCVTRGCEQDGVLPGGLKVPRRAKALHDKLVSESGEGDPLYVMDWVSLFALAVNEENASGGRVVTAPTNGAAGIIPAVLHYYTRFLSAANDNGVIDFLLTAAAIGVVLKETGSISGAEVGCQGEVGSACAMAAAGLTAVLGGTVAQVENAAEIGLEHHLGLTCDPVGGLVQIPCIERNAVGSTKAINASRMALRGDGTHVVHLDKVIKTMRETGADMHTKYKETARGGLALNVIEC; translated from the coding sequence GTGGCGGTCAGCGTCTTCGACATGTTCAGCGTGGGCATTGGCCCGTCGAGCTCGCACACCGTCGGCCCGATGCGGGCCGCGGTGATGTTCGTCGAGGGCTTGCGCGAAGCCGGGCAGCTGCCCGGGGTGGCCAGGGTCCGCGCGGAGCTGTTCGGCTCGCTGGGGGCCACCGGCCACGGCCACGGCAGCGACAAGGCCGTGCTGCTCGGCCTGGAGGGCGAGCGCCCGGAGGAGGTCGACACCGAGTCGGTGCCCGGCCGGGTGGCCGCGATCCGCGAGTCCGGCCGCATCCGCCTGCTGGGCACCCACGAGATCCCCTTCGCCGAAGACGACGACCTCGTCATGCACCGGCGCAAGTCCCTGCCGCTGCACCCCAACGGCATGACCTTCGCCGCCTGGGACGCCGACGGCGGCGAACTGGCCAGCCGCACCTACTACTCCGTGGGCGGCGGTTTCGTCCTCGACGAGTCCGCGGCCGACGGCCCGGTCATCTCCGCGGACACCACGCCGGTCCCGTACCCGTTCCGCACCGCGGCCGACCTGCTGACCCACTGCGAGGTCACCGGCAAGTCCATCGCCCAGGTCATGATGGCCAACGAGCTGGTGTGGCGCACCGAGGACGAGGTTCGCGCAGGCCTGATGCACATCTGGCAGGTCATGCAGGACTGCGTCACCCGCGGCTGCGAGCAGGACGGTGTGCTGCCCGGCGGCCTCAAGGTCCCGCGCCGCGCCAAGGCCCTGCACGACAAGCTCGTCTCCGAGAGCGGCGAAGGCGACCCGCTCTACGTCATGGACTGGGTGAGCCTGTTCGCCCTGGCCGTCAACGAGGAGAACGCCTCCGGCGGCCGGGTCGTCACCGCCCCCACCAACGGCGCCGCGGGCATCATCCCCGCCGTCCTGCACTACTACACCCGCTTCCTCTCCGCCGCCAACGACAACGGCGTGATCGACTTCCTGCTCACCGCCGCCGCGATCGGCGTGGTGCTCAAGGAAACCGGCTCCATCTCCGGCGCCGAAGTGGGCTGCCAGGGCGAAGTGGGCTCCGCCTGCGCCATGGCCGCTGCGGGCCTCACCGCGGTCCTGGGCGGGACGGTCGCGCAGGTGGAGAACGCCGCCGAGATCGGCCTGGAACACCACCTGGGCCTGACCTGCGACCCGGTGGGTGGTCTGGTGCAGATCCCGTGCATCGAGCGCAACGCTGTCGGGTCGACGAAGGCGATCAACGCTTCGCGGATGGCGTTGCGCGGTGATGGAACGCATGTGGTGCACCTGGACAAGGTCATCAAGACGATGCGGGAGACGGGCGCGGACATGCACACGAAGTACAAGGAGACGGCGCGGGGCGGGTTGGCGCTCAACGTCATCGAGTGCTGA
- the gcvT gene encoding glycine cleavage system aminomethyltransferase GcvT: MSTPSPLHAVHEALSASFTDFAGWSMPLRYGSELAEHKAVRTASGLFDLSHMGEIELTGPEAAQALDFALVGKLSAVKPGKARYTMICDDEGGVLDDLVVYRLAADKYMVVANASNAATVAAALRERADGFAVEVDDRSASLALIAVQGPTSTAIIGSVTDADLDALAYYASVPSAIAGIDILLARTGYTGEDGFEVYVDGAKAPEVWRLLTEVGQEHGLLPAGLACRDTLRLEAGMPLYGNELSASFTPFDAGLGRVVKFDKPGGFVGKEALERRRDADVETKVLVGLIGSGKRAPRHGYAVLDGDGAQVGTVTSGALSPTLGHPIAMAYVPVAVSEPGTALTVDIRGTGAPVEVVKLPFYQRQA, translated from the coding sequence ATGAGCACACCCTCCCCGCTGCACGCGGTGCATGAGGCCCTGAGTGCCTCGTTCACCGACTTCGCGGGCTGGTCGATGCCCCTGCGCTACGGCAGCGAGCTGGCTGAGCACAAGGCGGTCCGCACCGCGTCGGGCCTGTTCGACCTCAGCCACATGGGCGAGATCGAGCTGACCGGCCCCGAGGCGGCCCAGGCGCTGGACTTCGCCCTGGTCGGCAAGCTCTCGGCGGTGAAGCCGGGCAAGGCCCGCTACACGATGATCTGCGACGACGAGGGCGGTGTCCTCGACGACCTGGTCGTCTACCGGCTGGCCGCCGACAAGTACATGGTCGTCGCCAACGCCTCCAACGCCGCGACCGTGGCCGCCGCGCTGCGCGAGCGCGCCGACGGGTTCGCCGTCGAGGTCGACGACCGCTCCGCCTCGCTGGCGCTGATCGCCGTCCAGGGCCCCACCTCGACGGCGATCATCGGCTCGGTGACCGACGCCGACCTCGACGCGCTCGCCTACTACGCCAGCGTCCCGTCGGCCATCGCGGGCATCGACATCCTGCTCGCCCGCACCGGCTACACCGGCGAGGACGGCTTCGAGGTCTATGTGGACGGTGCCAAGGCCCCCGAGGTGTGGCGGCTGCTCACCGAGGTGGGCCAGGAGCACGGCCTGCTGCCCGCCGGGCTCGCCTGCCGCGACACGCTGCGGCTGGAGGCCGGGATGCCGCTCTACGGCAACGAGCTCAGCGCCTCGTTCACCCCGTTCGACGCCGGTCTCGGCCGGGTCGTGAAGTTCGACAAGCCCGGCGGGTTCGTCGGCAAGGAGGCGCTGGAGCGCCGCCGCGACGCCGACGTCGAGACCAAGGTGCTGGTGGGGCTGATCGGGTCCGGCAAGCGCGCCCCCCGACACGGGTACGCCGTGCTCGACGGGGACGGCGCCCAGGTCGGTACGGTCACCAGCGGCGCGCTCTCGCCGACGCTCGGCCACCCGATCGCGATGGCCTACGTGCCGGTCGCGGTCAGCGAGCCGGGTACCGCGCTCACCGTGGACATCCGCGGCACCGGCGCGCCGGTCGAGGTCGTCAAGCTGCCCTTCTACCAGCGTCAAGCCTGA
- the cbiQ gene encoding cobalt ECF transporter T component CbiQ — protein sequence MVAAVAGALCVVTTPRDRFWAFGLYLALLAGVWVFARIPPGWLAKRALIELPFVVLALVFPFVAGGPTVYVLGLTLSEHGLLSGWNILVKGTLGVLISLTLAATTMPGELIVGLQRLRVPKMVVTIATLMLRYLDVIAAEARRMRIARICRGHDPRFLWQVGATARGIGTLFIRSYERGERVHLAMVSRGWNGSMPDQGRPAGRTAWLVGLMPTALAAVVLGMAL from the coding sequence ATGGTCGCGGCGGTTGCGGGGGCGTTGTGTGTCGTCACGACTCCTAGGGACAGATTCTGGGCGTTCGGGCTCTACTTGGCCCTCTTGGCCGGAGTTTGGGTGTTCGCGCGGATCCCACCCGGGTGGCTGGCCAAGCGCGCACTGATCGAGTTGCCTTTCGTGGTTCTCGCGCTCGTGTTTCCGTTCGTCGCAGGTGGTCCTACGGTCTACGTGTTGGGCCTAACGCTGTCCGAGCACGGCCTACTGTCCGGCTGGAACATCCTCGTCAAGGGAACCCTCGGCGTTCTGATCTCTCTTACGCTGGCTGCCACCACGATGCCGGGGGAGCTGATCGTCGGTCTGCAGCGGCTGCGGGTACCGAAGATGGTCGTCACCATCGCCACTCTTATGTTGCGCTACTTGGACGTCATCGCCGCCGAAGCCCGTCGCATGCGGATCGCGCGCATCTGCCGGGGCCACGATCCCCGCTTCCTGTGGCAGGTGGGGGCGACAGCGCGCGGCATCGGCACCTTGTTCATCCGTAGTTACGAGCGCGGGGAGCGCGTGCACCTCGCCATGGTGTCGCGCGGCTGGAACGGCTCCATGCCCGACCAGGGACGGCCCGCTGGGCGCACGGCATGGCTCGTGGGACTCATGCCGACGGCTCTGGCCGCCGTCGTGCTAGGCATGGCCCTGTGA
- a CDS encoding energy-coupling factor ABC transporter permease, with protein MTRSVAMHMSDGLLNTTTSLLFVGVAVVGLAVAAARARNDLDDRTAPLAGLVAAFVFATQMLNFPVLPGVSGHLLGGALAAILVGPWVGALCVSIVLVVQALVFADGGVTALGANITNMALIGTAAGFAVATLLKRFTSGKVGLVVVAFVAALLNTVIASLGFVLEFAIGGDPAFSLGGVTATVVGVHCLIGIGEGVITALTVGAVAAVRPDLVYLLRGTSRPLEVREGTSA; from the coding sequence ATGACCCGTTCGGTCGCCATGCACATGAGTGACGGGTTGCTCAACACGACGACCTCGCTGTTGTTCGTCGGGGTCGCCGTGGTCGGGTTGGCGGTCGCGGCGGCGCGGGCGCGCAACGACCTCGACGACCGGACCGCGCCGTTGGCCGGGTTGGTGGCCGCGTTCGTCTTCGCGACGCAGATGCTGAACTTCCCGGTGCTGCCCGGGGTCTCCGGGCACCTGCTCGGCGGTGCGCTGGCGGCGATCCTGGTTGGACCGTGGGTCGGGGCGCTGTGCGTGTCGATCGTGCTGGTGGTGCAGGCGCTGGTGTTCGCCGACGGCGGGGTGACCGCGCTGGGCGCGAACATCACCAACATGGCCCTGATCGGCACGGCCGCCGGGTTCGCGGTCGCGACCCTGCTCAAGCGGTTCACCAGCGGCAAGGTCGGGCTGGTCGTCGTCGCGTTCGTCGCGGCGTTGCTGAACACCGTGATCGCCTCGCTCGGCTTCGTGCTCGAGTTCGCCATCGGGGGAGACCCGGCGTTCAGCCTCGGTGGGGTCACCGCGACGGTGGTGGGCGTGCACTGCCTCATCGGCATCGGCGAGGGCGTCATCACCGCGCTCACCGTGGGCGCGGTCGCCGCCGTCCGGCCGGACCTGGTGTACCTGCTGCGCGGCACCAGCCGCCCCCTGGAAGTGCGTGAAGGGACCTCGGCATGA
- the glyA gene encoding serine hydroxymethyltransferase, with product MAGTPTFNQHLAEVDPEIAAAVADELHRQQSTLEMIASENFAPVGVLEAQGSVLTNKYAEGYPGKRYYGGCEHVDVVEQLAIDRVKALFGAEHANVQPHSGASANAAAMFAVLKPGDTILGLDLAHGGHLTHGMKINFSGKLYNVVAYHSDRETGRVDMGEVERLAKEHNPKLIVAGWSAYPRHLDFAEFRRIADSVGALLMVDMAHFAGLVAAGLHPNPVPHAQLVTTTTHKTLGGPRGGVVLCTKELAKKVNSAVFPGQQGGPLEHVIAAKAVAFKVAATEEFAERQRRVLEGARILADRLTAADCAAAGVKVLSGGTDVHLVLVDLVESELDGQQAEDRLHSIGITVNRNAVPFDPRPPMVTSGLRIGTPALATRGFDAEDFAEVADVIAVALRPQLDEATGAELRERVATLVRRRPLYPELG from the coding sequence ATGGCGGGCACACCCACGTTCAACCAGCACCTGGCCGAGGTCGACCCGGAGATCGCCGCCGCGGTCGCCGACGAGCTGCACCGCCAGCAGTCGACCCTGGAGATGATCGCCTCGGAGAACTTCGCCCCGGTGGGCGTGCTCGAGGCGCAGGGCTCGGTGCTGACCAACAAGTACGCCGAGGGCTACCCCGGCAAGCGCTACTACGGCGGCTGCGAGCACGTCGACGTGGTCGAGCAGCTGGCCATCGACCGGGTCAAGGCGCTCTTCGGCGCCGAGCACGCCAACGTCCAGCCGCACTCGGGCGCCTCGGCCAACGCCGCGGCGATGTTCGCCGTGCTCAAGCCCGGCGACACGATCCTCGGCCTGGACCTGGCGCACGGCGGGCACCTGACGCACGGGATGAAGATCAACTTCTCCGGCAAGCTCTACAACGTGGTCGCCTACCACAGCGACCGCGAGACCGGCCGCGTCGACATGGGCGAGGTCGAGCGGCTGGCCAAGGAGCACAACCCGAAGCTGATCGTGGCAGGCTGGTCGGCCTACCCGCGGCACCTCGACTTCGCCGAGTTCCGCCGCATCGCCGACTCGGTCGGCGCGCTGCTCATGGTCGACATGGCGCACTTCGCCGGTCTGGTCGCCGCCGGGCTGCACCCGAACCCGGTGCCGCACGCGCAGCTGGTCACCACCACCACGCACAAGACCCTCGGCGGTCCGCGCGGCGGGGTGGTGCTGTGCACCAAGGAGCTGGCCAAGAAGGTCAACTCGGCGGTGTTCCCCGGCCAGCAGGGCGGCCCGCTCGAGCACGTGATCGCCGCCAAGGCGGTGGCGTTCAAGGTCGCCGCGACCGAGGAGTTCGCCGAGCGGCAGCGCCGGGTGCTCGAGGGCGCGCGGATCCTGGCCGACCGCCTCACCGCGGCCGACTGCGCCGCGGCGGGCGTCAAGGTGCTCAGCGGCGGCACCGACGTGCACCTGGTGCTGGTCGACCTGGTCGAGTCCGAGCTCGACGGCCAGCAGGCCGAGGACCGGCTGCACTCGATCGGGATCACGGTCAACCGCAACGCGGTCCCGTTCGACCCGCGGCCGCCGATGGTCACCTCGGGGCTGCGCATCGGCACCCCGGCGCTGGCCACCCGCGGCTTCGACGCCGAGGACTTCGCCGAGGTCGCCGACGTGATCGCGGTCGCGCTGCGGCCGCAGCTCGACGAGGCGACCGGGGCCGAGCTGCGCGAGCGCGTGGCCACCCTGGTGCGCCGCCGCCCGCTCTACCCGGAGCTGGGCTAG
- a CDS encoding superoxide dismutase yields MRFLLSTATALVLTTAAVTPAAATGHGVFETWRDGAKAVTYDTQKVPVGARVAVVPIASGRKTSVVLWVHGLLPYRHYGAHVHVKPCGPTPADAGPHFQDVPDPVQPSVDPAYANPRNEIWLDFATDGKGSAIAVANVLWRFGPRPAAAVVIHNEHTHTAPGEAGTAGPRLACVNTRFP; encoded by the coding sequence ATGCGATTCCTCCTGAGCACGGCCACCGCCTTGGTCCTGACGACCGCCGCCGTGACCCCCGCCGCCGCCACCGGCCACGGCGTCTTCGAAACCTGGCGCGACGGCGCCAAGGCGGTCACCTACGACACGCAGAAGGTCCCCGTCGGCGCCCGCGTGGCGGTCGTGCCGATCGCCTCCGGCCGCAAGACCAGCGTGGTGCTGTGGGTGCACGGCCTGCTCCCCTACCGCCACTACGGCGCCCACGTCCACGTCAAACCGTGCGGCCCCACCCCCGCCGACGCCGGACCCCACTTCCAGGACGTCCCCGACCCCGTCCAACCGTCCGTGGACCCCGCCTACGCCAACCCCCGCAACGAAATCTGGCTCGACTTCGCCACCGACGGCAAGGGCTCCGCCATAGCCGTCGCCAACGTCCTCTGGCGCTTCGGCCCCCGCCCCGCCGCCGCCGTGGTGATCCACAACGAACACACCCACACCGCCCCCGGCGAAGCAGGCACAGCAGGCCCCCGCTTGGCCTGCGTCAACACCCGCTTCCCCTAA
- a CDS encoding FxsA family protein produces MPVLLIVLLAVAAEITVMVSVGSLIGVLPTIGLLIAATVLGGVLLRREGTRTLAALREAVFLRRTPEREVVDGMLIAGAGVLVVLPGFISDVLALLLLLPPTRALLRNRIIRRAERSRSVIVVDSVVVDPEPPTVIQGTVER; encoded by the coding sequence GTGCCCGTCCTGTTGATCGTCCTGCTGGCAGTGGCCGCCGAGATCACCGTGATGGTCTCGGTCGGCAGCCTCATCGGCGTGCTGCCGACCATCGGTCTGCTCATCGCCGCCACCGTGCTCGGTGGTGTCCTGCTGCGCCGGGAGGGCACCCGCACCCTCGCCGCCCTGCGCGAGGCGGTGTTCCTGCGCCGCACCCCCGAGCGCGAGGTCGTCGACGGCATGCTCATCGCCGGGGCGGGCGTGCTGGTGGTGCTGCCCGGGTTCATCAGCGACGTGCTGGCCCTGCTGTTGCTGCTGCCGCCGACCAGGGCGCTGCTGCGCAACCGGATCATCCGCCGCGCGGAGCGGTCGCGGTCGGTGATCGTGGTGGACTCGGTGGTCGTCGACCCGGAGCCGCCGACTGTGATCCAGGGCACCGTGGAGCGCTGA
- a CDS encoding PDGLE domain-containing protein yields MTSTKTRNLSFLLGFLLVALVLAGAVSYLADSNPDGLDHATLKGCEVVETAEGEQLQGSCIAQNAKDHQLAGSPLADYAVDGGEGTTGLAGVIGVVLTVVVAGGLFWVLRRRPTK; encoded by the coding sequence ATGACGAGCACGAAGACCCGCAACCTGTCGTTCCTGCTCGGGTTCCTCCTCGTGGCCCTCGTCCTGGCGGGCGCTGTGTCCTACCTGGCCGATTCGAACCCGGACGGGCTCGACCACGCCACACTCAAGGGCTGCGAGGTCGTGGAGACCGCGGAGGGCGAGCAGTTGCAGGGCAGCTGCATCGCGCAGAACGCAAAGGACCACCAGCTCGCGGGGAGCCCGCTGGCTGACTACGCCGTCGACGGTGGTGAAGGCACCACCGGACTGGCGGGTGTGATCGGCGTCGTGCTGACCGTTGTTGTCGCCGGTGGGCTGTTCTGGGTGCTGCGCAGGCGCCCCACCAAGTGA
- a CDS encoding alcohol dehydrogenase catalytic domain-containing protein, whose protein sequence is MVRAAVLRGQGELLVVGDIQLPEPGPGQVRVRVVAAGVCHSDLSLANGTLRQPVPAVLGHEGAGVVVSVGAGVTRVGPGDHVVLNWAPPCRECWFCLEGEPYLCERAADAAGVPHAALPDGTPLYPGLGTGAFAEETIVGERAVVKIPTDVPFEQAAVLGCAVLTGAGAVFNTAQVKAGQSVVVVGLGGVGLSVLQAARIAGAGPIVAVDVQPEKEVLARAHGATDFVLADDTTAKTVRKLTDGRGADVAFECAGVPASIRTAWASSRRGGHVVVVGVGSAKAIVEFSALELYFFGRTLTGCLFGSADPDVDIPRLLDLVAAGQLDVAGLVTAEVGLDGIETAFADMRAGRGGRTLVRP, encoded by the coding sequence ATGGTCAGGGCCGCGGTGCTGCGGGGGCAGGGCGAGCTGTTGGTGGTTGGGGACATCCAGCTGCCGGAGCCTGGGCCGGGGCAGGTTCGGGTGCGGGTGGTGGCGGCGGGTGTGTGCCACTCGGATCTCTCGCTGGCGAACGGGACTCTTAGGCAACCTGTCCCCGCGGTGCTAGGCCACGAGGGGGCTGGCGTAGTCGTTTCGGTCGGGGCGGGTGTGACGCGGGTGGGGCCGGGGGATCACGTGGTCCTCAACTGGGCGCCGCCGTGTCGGGAGTGTTGGTTTTGCCTTGAGGGGGAGCCGTACTTGTGTGAGCGGGCGGCTGACGCTGCGGGGGTTCCGCATGCCGCGTTGCCCGATGGGACGCCTCTGTACCCGGGGCTCGGCACGGGGGCTTTCGCCGAGGAGACGATTGTCGGCGAGCGCGCGGTTGTGAAGATCCCGACCGACGTTCCCTTCGAGCAGGCGGCGGTTCTGGGTTGCGCGGTCCTTACCGGTGCGGGCGCCGTGTTCAACACCGCGCAAGTGAAGGCCGGGCAGTCGGTTGTCGTAGTGGGGCTCGGTGGCGTAGGGCTTTCGGTGTTGCAGGCGGCGCGGATCGCGGGTGCCGGGCCTATCGTCGCCGTTGATGTGCAGCCGGAGAAGGAAGTTCTGGCGCGCGCACACGGCGCTACCGACTTCGTCCTCGCAGACGACACCACCGCCAAGACGGTCCGGAAGTTGACTGACGGGCGGGGCGCGGACGTCGCCTTCGAGTGCGCGGGGGTCCCGGCCTCCATCCGCACGGCGTGGGCCTCGTCCCGCCGCGGTGGGCACGTCGTGGTGGTGGGAGTTGGCTCCGCCAAAGCGATCGTGGAGTTCAGCGCCCTCGAGCTCTACTTCTTCGGCCGCACCCTCACCGGCTGCCTCTTCGGCTCCGCCGACCCGGACGTCGACATCCCCCGCCTGCTCGACCTGGTCGCCGCGGGCCAGCTCGACGTCGCCGGGCTGGTGACCGCCGAGGTCGGGCTGGACGGGATCGAGACCGCCTTCGCCGACATGCGCGCGGGCCGGGGCGGCCGCACGCTCGTCCGCCCGTGA
- a CDS encoding pentapeptide repeat-containing protein has protein sequence MNSPEPRAKPISGKAIALVAVGIVALTVLAVGLLWWPATSGLTGEKLVTARFEALRIGLSIGIGGGGVFALYLSWRRQRTTEQDLDNRERALAHQRDVAADAKAHQDRMAAITEKDGVERRITDLYTKAADQLGSDKAPVRMAGLYALERLAQDNPGHRQTVVNVYCAYLRMPFDPPEDTTPADPAALPEHRSRLQEREVRRAVQRILLLHLRPELAEFWPDMDLGLTGAVLIDFDLSRCRIRSSTFAMASFQYRANFSGTRFDGYAWFRGTTFTGQAWFQGAEFGGHANFNEVTFQDEARFRDASFRHTSTWRDASFSRGVPAEVTEVAGGVADVTTA, from the coding sequence GTGAACTCCCCCGAGCCCCGGGCCAAGCCGATCTCCGGCAAGGCCATCGCCCTGGTCGCGGTGGGCATCGTCGCGCTCACGGTGCTGGCCGTCGGGCTGCTGTGGTGGCCCGCGACCAGCGGCCTCACCGGCGAGAAGCTGGTCACCGCCCGGTTCGAGGCCCTGCGGATCGGGCTGAGCATCGGCATCGGTGGTGGCGGCGTCTTCGCGCTGTACCTGTCGTGGCGCAGGCAGCGGACCACCGAGCAGGACCTCGACAACCGCGAACGGGCGCTGGCCCACCAGCGCGACGTGGCCGCCGACGCCAAGGCGCACCAGGACCGGATGGCGGCGATCACCGAGAAGGACGGCGTCGAGCGGCGGATCACCGACCTCTACACCAAGGCCGCCGACCAGCTCGGCTCCGACAAGGCGCCGGTGCGCATGGCCGGGCTGTACGCGCTGGAACGGCTCGCCCAGGACAACCCCGGCCACCGCCAGACCGTGGTCAACGTCTACTGCGCGTACCTGCGGATGCCGTTCGACCCGCCCGAGGACACCACCCCGGCCGACCCGGCGGCCCTGCCCGAGCACCGCTCGCGGCTGCAGGAGCGGGAGGTCCGGCGCGCGGTGCAGCGGATCCTGCTGCTGCACCTGCGCCCCGAGCTCGCGGAGTTCTGGCCGGACATGGACCTCGGCCTCACCGGCGCCGTGCTGATCGACTTCGACCTGTCCCGCTGCCGGATCCGCTCCTCGACCTTCGCCATGGCGAGCTTCCAGTACCGGGCCAACTTCAGCGGGACGCGGTTCGACGGCTACGCCTGGTTCCGCGGCACCACCTTCACCGGTCAGGCGTGGTTCCAGGGCGCGGAGTTCGGCGGGCACGCCAACTTCAACGAAGTCACCTTCCAGGACGAGGCCCGCTTCCGCGACGCGTCCTTCCGGCACACGTCCACCTGGCGGGACGCTTCCTTCTCCCGCGGGGTGCCCGCCGAGGTCACCGAGGTCGCGGGCGGGGTAGCCGACGTCACAACCGCATGA
- a CDS encoding energy-coupling factor ABC transporter ATP-binding protein, with protein MARGTHADGSGRRRARHGPVTPPALLVERLAYAYPDGHQALFGVNLRVEPGERVAVLGPNGAGKTTLVLHLNGVLTGQGKVEVAGLPVNKQNAKEVRRRVGIVFQDPDDQLFMPTVGEDVAFGPANFGLRGAELDARVKRALDDVGMAEHAERSPMHLSGGQRRRVALATVLACDPDILVLDEPSANLEPRARRELAEVLLSLGRTMLMVTHDLPYAAQLCPRAVLIDDGVIVADGRTRDLLADAALLAQHRLELPFGFRLD; from the coding sequence ATGGCTCGTGGGACTCATGCCGACGGCTCTGGCCGCCGTCGTGCTAGGCATGGCCCTGTGACACCGCCCGCGCTCTTGGTCGAACGCCTCGCCTACGCCTACCCCGACGGCCACCAAGCCCTCTTCGGCGTGAACCTCCGGGTGGAGCCGGGGGAGAGGGTCGCGGTCCTGGGCCCCAACGGCGCCGGCAAGACCACCTTGGTGCTGCACCTCAATGGCGTGCTGACCGGACAGGGCAAGGTCGAGGTCGCCGGACTGCCGGTCAATAAACAGAATGCGAAAGAGGTCCGCCGCCGGGTCGGCATCGTCTTTCAGGATCCAGACGACCAGCTGTTCATGCCCACGGTCGGTGAAGACGTCGCTTTCGGCCCCGCGAACTTCGGGTTGCGCGGGGCCGAACTCGACGCCCGGGTCAAGCGCGCCCTCGACGACGTCGGCATGGCCGAGCACGCCGAGCGCTCACCCATGCACCTGTCCGGCGGGCAACGCCGCCGGGTGGCGCTGGCCACCGTGCTGGCCTGCGACCCGGACATCCTCGTGCTCGACGAACCCTCGGCCAACCTGGAACCGCGGGCCCGCCGCGAACTCGCCGAGGTGCTGCTCAGCCTGGGCCGCACGATGCTCATGGTCACCCACGACCTGCCCTACGCCGCGCAGCTGTGCCCGCGCGCGGTGCTCATCGATGACGGTGTGATCGTGGCCGACGGCCGCACCCGCGACCTGCTCGCCGACGCCGCCCTGCTGGCCCAGCACCGGCTCGAACTTCCTTTCGGGTTCCGCCTCGACTAG
- the gcvH gene encoding glycine cleavage system protein GcvH, protein MSNPENLGYTTDHEWVDLADPASATVGVTKYAADALGDVVYVQLPEVGATLTTGEACGEIESTKSVSDLFAPGDGVVVEINEAVVDTPELVNTDPFGDGWLFRFRVDGEPELLTAAAYAEHTKEG, encoded by the coding sequence ATGAGCAACCCGGAGAACCTCGGCTACACCACCGACCACGAGTGGGTCGACCTCGCCGATCCGGCCTCGGCCACCGTCGGCGTCACCAAGTACGCCGCCGACGCCCTCGGTGACGTGGTGTACGTGCAGCTGCCCGAGGTGGGCGCCACCCTGACCACCGGCGAGGCGTGCGGGGAGATCGAGTCGACCAAGTCCGTCTCCGACCTGTTCGCCCCGGGCGACGGGGTGGTCGTGGAGATCAACGAGGCGGTCGTGGACACCCCCGAGCTGGTCAACACCGACCCGTTCGGCGACGGCTGGCTCTTCCGCTTCCGCGTCGACGGCGAGCCGGAGCTGCTCACCGCCGCCGCGTACGCCGAGCACACCAAGGAGGGCTGA